A single region of the Silene latifolia isolate original U9 population chromosome 8, ASM4854445v1, whole genome shotgun sequence genome encodes:
- the LOC141595633 gene encoding uncharacterized protein LOC141595633, with product MEALSCNLLQAQGDGSLKGNSLCRGEDALSHLFFADDAVFFLHDRNNSMRVLRVILKKYCKVSGHVMNEDKSGILFSPSMTLAKARCGLRTLKIKDNKGLGKYLGLPTDVQGSKRELFKGIIDIVMKRISSWNGIFLLPAGRLTLISSVLSNISIFFLSVFKIPAMLGKHAWRILSGDHSYFAHVFRKKLLANEVMVENMMNQNGRNLSWGARSVLHGLQFVRQHIGWKPGLESELNIWTNKWVSGMCPEPSEMLLGMDHVALRNLKVKDLRTTGRHGAGMSWNEDLIKYVLVEESVNAILAQPICRSQASDEVYWLHNSDGIYSVKSGYGTLFGDYMERQGTCKDKDRISDVGRRLWASSDLGIRTDYDSFLSIRTWVIDWVSYLENLEGMKERQTQVVSTAVRAIDVDKKGSCNNAGIRESNPVCVVGMIRYCDIVRVMVDAGWKGNNNAGIGWIAMSGSGERLFWSSRRIRAETALQAEGLGVYLVLLWSRERGIRHLEISSDCLSLVRQLARMEKPHHLLKAIFDDIYACFSFFHCLAFSFIPRSFNTVVHSLACKAMADNGRNGYLDYREFVAVTIHLQKIENDEHFQKAFLYFDQDRSCDIELDELRDVCLIKRSCDIELDELRDVWLTNQGGLIRSFSSDYA from the exons ATGGAGGCTCTTTCATGTAATTTACTGCAAGCACAAGGTGATGGCTCTTTGAAAGGAAATAGTTTATGCCGCGGGGAGGACGCATTGTCTCATTTGTTCTTTGCGGATGATGCGGTTTTCTTTTTGCACGATCGAAATAATTCAATGAGGGTTTTAAGAGTTATTTTGAAGAAGTATTGTAAAGTTTCGGGGCATGTGATGAATGAAGACAAGTCTGGAATACTTTTTAGTCCAAGCATGACTCTTGCGAAGGCACGTTGTGGATTGCGTACTCTTAAAATAAAGGATAATAAAGGTTTGGGAAAATACCTTGGGTTACCAACTGATGTACAAGGCTCCAAGAGAGAACTCTTCAAGGGGATAATTGATATTGTCATGAAGCGAATTTCCTCATGGAATGGAATTTTTTTATTACCAGCTGGAAGGCTCACTTTAATCTCATCCGTCTTATCAAACATCTCTATCTTCTTTCtatcggtatttaaaataccg GCCATGTTAGGGAAGCATGCGTGGAGGATTTTATCTGGCGAtcattcctacttcgcgcacgtTTTTCGTAAGAAGCTTTTGGCTAATGAAGTGATGGTGGAAAATATGATGAATCAAAATGGCAGAAACTTATCATGGGGGGCTCGGAGTGTTCTGCATGGACTACAATTTGTTAGACAACATATTGGGTGGAAACCTGGCTTGGAGTCAGAATTAAATATATGGACTAATAAGTGGGTTAGTGGGATGTGTCCGGAGCCTAGCGAGATGTTATTGGGAATGGATCATGTGGCACTTAGAAATTTGAAGGTCAAAGATCTACGGACAACTGGGCGACATGGTGCGGGCATGAGTTGGAATGAAGATTTAATTAAATATGTTTTGGTGGAAGAAAGTGTAAATGCTATCTTAGCACAACCAATTTGTAGATCACAGGCGAGTGATGAAGTCTATTGGTTACATAATAGTGATGGTATCTATAGTGTGAAGAGTGGATATGGGACTCTTTTTGGTGATTACATGGAAAGACAAGGAACATGTAAGGACAAGGATAGGATTAGTGATGTTGGACGCAG GTTATGGGCTTCATCCGATCTTGGTATTCGTACTGATTATGACTCTTTCTTAAGTATTAGAACATGGGTCATTGATTGGGTGTCTTATTTGGAAAATTTAGAGGGCATGAAGGAACGCCAA ACACAAGTGGTAAGCACAGCGGTAAGAGCTATCGATGTCGATAAAAAAGGATCATGTAACAATGCGGGGATTCGTGAAAGTAACCCGGTGTGTGTTGTAGGCATGATCAGATATTGTGATATTGTTCGAGTGATGGTTGATGCAGGATGGAAGGGGAATAATAATGCGGGGATTGGTTGGATCGCTATGTCTGGAAGTGGGGAGAGGTTGTTTTGGTCAAGCAGAAGAATTAGAGCTGAGACGGCACTGCAAGCTGAAGGTCTTGGTGTGTACTTGGTGCTCTTATGGTCAAGGGAGAGGGGCATTAGACATTTGGAGATATCCTCAGATTGCCTCTCTTTGGTTCGTCAACTGGCAAGGATGGAGAAACCACATCATCTTCTCAAGGCTATTTTTGATGATatttatgcttgcttttcctttttcCATTGCTTAGCTTTTAGTTTTATTCCAAGATCTTTTAATACTGTTGTACATAGCCTTGCTTGTAAGGCTATG GCCGATAATGGTAGAAACGGGTATTTGGATTACAGGGAGTTTGTAGCAGTGACAATCCACTTGCAGAAAATAGAGAATGACGAGCACTTTCAAAAGGCATTCCTGTACTTTGATCAAGACAGAAGTTGCGATATTGAGCTAGATGAGCTACGAGATGTCTGCTTGATCAAGAGAAGTTGCGATATTGAGCTAGATGAGCTACGAGATGTCTGGTTGACAAATCAGGGGGGACTGATTCGAAGTTTCTCATCAGATTATGCATGA